Proteins from a genomic interval of Shumkonia mesophila:
- a CDS encoding pyridoxal phosphate-dependent aminotransferase: MAMKVAKRGNIPPFIVMDVMRAANEREAAGGDVLHLEVGQPGTGAPAAVLEAVRAALSADRMGYTDAFGLPALRAGIAAHYADRYGVAVDPGRVVVCTGSSGAFVLAFLAAFEAGDRVALASPGYPAYRNILRALDVEAIEVPVGPETNFQPTPGLLEKIEGRLDGLIVASPSNPTGTMIGRDGLKAIVDYCAGRGVRLISDEIYHGITYGEPAETALAFSGQAVVVNSFSKYYSMTGWRLGWMVVPGELLRPVECLAQNLFISPPTVSQYAALAALGCRAELDGHVARYASNRELLLRELPKAGFARMASADGAFYLYADVAHLTNDSSAFCARMLAETGVAATPGIDFDPDRGNRYVRFSFAGRTEDMAEAARRLIAWRT, from the coding sequence ATGGCCATGAAAGTGGCGAAGCGCGGGAACATCCCGCCCTTTATCGTGATGGACGTCATGCGCGCGGCCAACGAGCGCGAGGCGGCCGGCGGCGACGTCCTGCACCTGGAAGTCGGCCAGCCGGGCACCGGGGCGCCGGCGGCGGTCCTCGAGGCGGTGAGGGCGGCGCTCTCGGCCGATCGCATGGGCTATACGGACGCCTTCGGGCTGCCGGCCCTGCGGGCGGGCATCGCCGCCCATTACGCCGACCGTTATGGCGTCGCCGTCGATCCCGGCCGCGTGGTCGTCTGCACCGGTTCCTCGGGGGCGTTCGTGCTGGCCTTCCTTGCCGCCTTCGAGGCGGGGGACAGGGTGGCCCTGGCCAGCCCCGGCTATCCGGCCTACCGCAACATCCTGCGCGCGCTCGACGTCGAGGCCATCGAGGTGCCGGTCGGGCCGGAAACCAACTTCCAGCCGACCCCCGGCCTGCTCGAGAAGATCGAGGGGCGCCTGGATGGCCTGATCGTCGCCAGCCCCTCCAACCCGACCGGCACGATGATCGGCCGGGACGGCCTGAAGGCCATCGTGGATTACTGCGCCGGGCGTGGCGTGCGGCTGATCTCCGACGAGATCTACCATGGCATCACCTATGGCGAGCCGGCCGAGACGGCGCTGGCCTTTTCCGGCCAGGCCGTCGTCGTCAACAGCTTCTCCAAATACTATTCGATGACCGGCTGGCGCCTGGGTTGGATGGTGGTGCCCGGCGAACTGCTGCGCCCCGTCGAATGCCTGGCCCAGAACCTGTTCATCTCGCCGCCGACGGTGTCGCAATACGCCGCCCTGGCGGCGCTGGGCTGCCGGGCCGAGCTGGACGGGCATGTGGCGCGCTACGCCAGCAACCGCGAACTGCTGCTGCGCGAACTGCCGAAGGCCGGCTTCGCGCGCATGGCGTCGGCCGACGGGGCCTTCTATCTGTATGCCGATGTCGCCCACCTGACCAACGACAGCAGCGCCTTCTGCGCGCGCATGCTGGCCGAAACCGGGGTGGCGGCGACGCCGGGCATCGACTTCGACCCCGACCGGGGGAACCGCTACGTGCGGTTCTCCTTCGCCGGACGCACCGAAGACATGGCCGAAGCCGCCCGCCGCCTTATCGCCTGGCGGACCTGA
- a CDS encoding gamma-glutamyltransferase, with the protein MAGLIFLAGGCSSSGEPQQGTVGFVEGFLGGVAADEPRAATIGRDVLSAGGTAADAATAVYFALSVTLPSSASLGGGGVCVVHDWRTKKTETLDFLARPPKAIPAGAARPIAVPGNPRGFFALHSRFGRLRWESLVGSAENLARFGTPVSRAFAVDLARVGDALLADPDRRRIFGQAGGQRVAGEGETLVQYELASTLGLLRRAGPGDFYDGPTAHQLVAAVKAVGGSLGIDDLRAYRPVWRETVRVPYGNTVAHFSSPPGAAGALEAAMWRMLADGDRFEDASPAVRDHLLAESALRAFADRGRWLNEDGTSAVPPAELAAPARVEPLMASYREDRHTPAAEIAPQPVERLENPSATSFVVVDRDSSAVACTLTMNNLFGTGRFAGGTGILLAALPGPAGRGPTSLGPMMVINENVNEFIFAGAASGGAAAPTSLINVAARAVLGRQGLVPALEAKRIHHQGVPDTTFVESGMAEGAADELRRRGHQVTVSPILGRVNAAYCPDGLPSHPNACAIAADPPPRGYGLAATGG; encoded by the coding sequence GTGGCTGGGTTGATTTTCCTTGCCGGCGGCTGCTCGTCCTCGGGGGAACCCCAGCAGGGGACCGTCGGCTTCGTCGAGGGCTTCCTGGGCGGCGTGGCGGCGGACGAACCCCGGGCCGCGACGATCGGGCGCGACGTGCTGTCGGCCGGCGGCACCGCCGCCGATGCCGCGACCGCCGTCTACTTCGCCCTGTCGGTGACGCTGCCGTCATCGGCCAGCCTGGGCGGCGGTGGCGTGTGCGTCGTCCATGACTGGCGGACCAAGAAGACCGAAACCCTCGATTTCCTGGCCCGGCCGCCCAAGGCCATTCCGGCCGGCGCCGCCCGGCCGATTGCCGTTCCCGGCAATCCGCGCGGCTTTTTTGCCCTGCATTCGCGTTTCGGCCGGCTGCGCTGGGAAAGCCTGGTCGGTTCCGCCGAGAACCTGGCCCGCTTCGGCACCCCGGTGTCGCGGGCCTTCGCCGTCGATCTGGCGCGGGTGGGCGACGCCCTGTTGGCCGACCCCGACCGGCGGCGCATCTTCGGCCAGGCGGGTGGCCAGCGGGTAGCCGGCGAGGGCGAGACCCTGGTCCAGTACGAACTGGCCTCGACGCTGGGCCTGCTCCGCCGGGCCGGACCCGGCGACTTCTACGACGGCCCGACGGCCCATCAATTGGTCGCCGCGGTCAAAGCGGTGGGGGGCTCGCTCGGCATCGACGACCTTCGCGCCTATCGGCCGGTCTGGCGCGAAACCGTTCGCGTTCCCTATGGCAACACCGTCGCCCATTTCAGCTCGCCGCCCGGCGCCGCCGGTGCGCTCGAGGCCGCGATGTGGCGGATGTTGGCCGATGGCGACCGCTTCGAGGACGCTTCGCCGGCGGTTCGCGACCACCTTCTCGCCGAAAGCGCGCTCCGCGCCTTCGCCGACCGCGGCCGCTGGCTCAACGAGGATGGGACGAGCGCCGTGCCGCCGGCCGAATTGGCGGCGCCGGCCCGGGTCGAGCCGCTGATGGCCTCCTATCGCGAGGACCGCCATACGCCGGCGGCCGAGATCGCCCCGCAGCCGGTCGAGCGGCTGGAAAACCCCAGCGCCACCAGTTTCGTGGTCGTCGACCGCGATTCCTCGGCGGTGGCCTGCACGCTCACCATGAACAACCTGTTCGGCACCGGCCGCTTCGCCGGCGGCACCGGCATCCTGCTGGCGGCGCTGCCGGGCCCGGCCGGCCGCGGCCCGACCTCGCTGGGACCGATGATGGTGATCAACGAGAACGTCAACGAGTTTATCTTCGCGGGGGCGGCGTCCGGCGGCGCCGCGGCGCCGACGTCCCTGATCAACGTGGCCGCCCGCGCGGTTCTGGGCCGACAGGGCCTGGTGCCGGCACTGGAGGCGAAGCGCATTCACCACCAGGGAGTCCCCGACACCACCTTCGTCGAGAGCGGAATGGCCGAGGGGGCCGCCGACGAGTTGCGGCGGCGCGGCCATCAGGTGACGGTCTCGCCGATCCTTGGGCGGGTCAATGCCGCCTATTGTCCCGACGGACTGCCCAGCCATCCCAACGCCTGCGCGATCGCCGCCGACCCGCCACCGCGCGGCTACGGGCTGGCCGCGACCGGCGGCTGA
- a CDS encoding ferritin-like domain-containing protein gives MSSSDGEKSVAIETIEEFLAHAIALESEVAERYEEIADSMEVHNNQEVAQLFRKLARASAKHAGEMRQRAQGKTLPKIAPWEFQWGDAHAPETPSMEKTHYLMTPYQALDLARNAEIQAQNYYTSVADNTANEDVRKLGLEFAYEEAEHVDLVNKLIARYPKPEKGWDFDPDPPSIPE, from the coding sequence GTGAGCAGTTCGGACGGAGAAAAAAGCGTCGCCATCGAGACGATCGAGGAATTCCTCGCCCATGCCATCGCCCTCGAATCCGAGGTCGCCGAGCGCTACGAGGAAATCGCCGACTCGATGGAGGTCCACAACAACCAGGAAGTCGCCCAGCTTTTCCGCAAGCTGGCGCGCGCCAGCGCCAAGCATGCCGGCGAAATGCGCCAGCGCGCCCAAGGCAAGACGCTGCCGAAGATCGCGCCGTGGGAATTCCAGTGGGGCGACGCCCACGCGCCGGAAACGCCCTCGATGGAAAAGACCCACTACCTGATGACCCCGTATCAGGCCCTCGATCTGGCCCGCAACGCCGAGATCCAGGCGCAGAACTATTACACCTCGGTGGCCGACAACACGGCCAACGAGGACGTCCGCAAGCTGGGCCTGGAATTCGCCTACGAGGAAGCCGAGCACGTGGACCTGGTCAACAAGCTGATCGCCCGCTATCCCAAGCCCGAAAAAGGCTGGGACTTCGACCCCGATCCGCCGTCCATCCCCGAGTGA
- a CDS encoding M48 family metalloprotease — MSKRVSSLVLAVLFAATVVEPAAAAREFKFIRDTEIENTIRVFSTPVFQAAGLDPSAIEVYIVSDSTLNAFVAGGQKLFLNTGLLMQSADAGQLIGVIAHEAGHIAGGDLARIHDVMRKSSAQQILAMVLGAAAGIASGRGDLGAAVAAGGARAGQENFFQYSRSQEAAADAAAMRFLDATGTPATGLRDFLGTLADQELLSTRFQDPYLRTHPITRERISALDNHIKQSARPTAPLPSEYKRLHERMQAKLQAFLEPPARTLKRFPESDTSLPARYARAIAYYKVPDLEKALPLIDGLIAENPSDPYFREMKGQMLFENRRAAEAIPSYEAAIKLLPASPLLRLDLARIQLEMNDPAMLDPAIENLRVAQQAEPDSSWIWRNLAIAYGRKGDKGLSTLALAEEAYFRGSLREAREYAKRAEKLLQGDSPAMVQAQDILQATADLNRDGKPDKEEK, encoded by the coding sequence TTGTCCAAACGCGTTTCCTCTCTTGTGCTTGCCGTCCTGTTCGCGGCCACGGTTGTCGAGCCGGCGGCGGCGGCGCGCGAATTCAAGTTCATCCGCGATACCGAGATCGAAAATACCATCCGGGTTTTTTCGACGCCAGTGTTCCAGGCGGCCGGCCTCGATCCTTCGGCGATCGAGGTATACATCGTCAGCGATTCCACCCTCAACGCCTTCGTCGCCGGCGGCCAGAAGCTTTTCCTCAACACCGGGCTTCTGATGCAGAGCGCCGACGCCGGCCAGCTCATCGGGGTCATCGCCCACGAGGCCGGCCACATCGCCGGCGGCGATCTGGCGCGCATCCACGACGTCATGCGCAAGAGCTCGGCCCAGCAGATCCTGGCCATGGTCCTGGGCGCGGCGGCGGGCATCGCCAGCGGGCGCGGCGACCTTGGCGCCGCCGTCGCCGCCGGAGGCGCCCGGGCGGGACAGGAAAACTTCTTCCAGTACAGCCGCAGCCAGGAAGCGGCGGCCGACGCCGCCGCCATGCGTTTCCTCGACGCCACCGGCACGCCGGCGACCGGCCTCCGCGATTTCCTGGGCACGCTGGCCGATCAGGAATTGCTGAGCACCCGCTTCCAGGACCCCTATCTGAGGACTCACCCGATCACCCGCGAGCGAATCTCGGCCCTCGACAACCACATCAAGCAGTCGGCGCGGCCCACCGCCCCACTGCCTTCCGAATACAAGAGGCTGCACGAGCGCATGCAGGCCAAGCTGCAGGCCTTCCTGGAACCGCCCGCCCGCACGCTGAAGCGCTTCCCGGAAAGCGACACCAGCCTGCCGGCCCGCTATGCGCGGGCCATCGCCTATTACAAGGTGCCCGACCTGGAGAAGGCGCTGCCGCTGATCGACGGCCTGATCGCCGAAAATCCGTCCGACCCCTACTTCCGCGAGATGAAGGGCCAGATGCTGTTCGAGAACCGCCGCGCCGCCGAGGCGATCCCGTCCTACGAGGCGGCGATCAAACTGCTGCCGGCCTCGCCGCTGCTGCGCCTCGACCTCGCCCGCATCCAGCTCGAAATGAACGATCCGGCGATGCTCGACCCGGCCATCGAAAACCTGCGCGTCGCCCAGCAGGCCGAGCCCGACTCTTCATGGATCTGGCGCAATCTGGCCATCGCCTACGGCCGCAAGGGCGACAAGGGGCTGAGCACGCTGGCGCTGGCCGAGGAGGCCTATTTTCGCGGCAGCCTGCGCGAGGCCCGCGAATACGCCAAGCGCGCCGAAAAGCTTTTGCAGGGCGATTCCCCGGCCATGGTCCAGGCGCAGGATATCCTGCAGGCCACCGCCGATCTCAATCGCGACGGCAAACCGGACAAGGAAGAAAAATAG
- a CDS encoding rhodanese-like domain-containing protein, translating into MKAALPIRLAIAAVFFAFAGASAAPAADAPVAPKEGWYKTIIDLKAFSEYAVIPTRDDVTVIDSRPARKYNDGHVPGALNIPDTQFDKKAAALLPKDKGQLLIFYCGGVDCPLSHKSAFKAEKLGYTNIKVFAEGDPAWAKAGKLMSISEVAVKELIDGKAPAVIVDARPTRVFGEGAVPTAINIPDTFFDKMKDKLPAAKDTPLVFYCGGNKCPLSPKSAEKAKALGYTNVKLFQAGYPAWKQTYGASPVAGATAAPAAKPAQAAIEAGPKGDTITIASFTKIMEQAPGSITLIDVRDPSEFAKGHMKGAINIPVGDMMDKAATLPADKPIVFVCATGARSGEAYDIVKMDRQDLKMYFVDAPVTYRADGSYDIKTAAK; encoded by the coding sequence ATGAAAGCGGCACTCCCCATTCGCCTGGCGATCGCGGCGGTCTTTTTCGCCTTCGCGGGCGCCTCCGCGGCACCGGCGGCCGACGCCCCGGTCGCCCCGAAGGAAGGCTGGTACAAGACCATCATCGACCTGAAGGCGTTCAGCGAATACGCCGTCATCCCGACGCGCGACGACGTCACCGTCATCGACTCGCGCCCGGCCCGCAAGTACAACGATGGCCACGTCCCCGGCGCCCTCAACATCCCCGACACCCAGTTCGACAAGAAGGCCGCCGCCCTGCTGCCCAAGGACAAGGGCCAGTTACTGATCTTCTATTGCGGCGGCGTCGACTGCCCGCTCAGCCACAAGTCGGCCTTCAAGGCCGAAAAGCTGGGTTACACCAACATCAAGGTGTTCGCCGAAGGCGACCCGGCTTGGGCGAAGGCCGGCAAACTGATGTCGATCAGCGAAGTGGCCGTCAAGGAACTGATCGACGGCAAGGCCCCGGCCGTGATCGTCGACGCCCGCCCGACCCGCGTCTTCGGGGAGGGGGCGGTGCCGACCGCCATCAACATTCCCGATACCTTCTTCGACAAGATGAAGGACAAGCTGCCGGCCGCCAAGGACACGCCGCTGGTCTTCTATTGCGGCGGCAACAAGTGCCCGTTGAGCCCGAAGTCGGCGGAGAAGGCCAAGGCGCTCGGCTACACCAACGTCAAGCTGTTCCAGGCCGGCTATCCGGCGTGGAAGCAGACCTACGGCGCCAGCCCGGTGGCCGGCGCCACGGCGGCTCCCGCCGCCAAGCCCGCCCAGGCCGCCATCGAGGCGGGCCCCAAGGGCGACACCATCACCATCGCCTCGTTCACCAAGATCATGGAACAGGCGCCCGGCAGCATCACGCTGATCGACGTTCGTGACCCCAGCGAGTTCGCCAAGGGTCACATGAAGGGCGCCATCAACATCCCGGTCGGCGACATGATGGACAAGGCGGCCACCCTGCCCGCCGACAAACCGATCGTCTTCGTCTGCGCCACCGGGGCGCGCAGCGGCGAGGCCTACGACATCGTCAAGATGGATCGCCAGGACCTCAAGATGTACTTCGTCGACGCTCCCGTCACCTATCGGGCCGACGGATCGTACGACATCAAGACGGCGGCAAAATGA
- a CDS encoding SDR family NAD(P)-dependent oxidoreductase gives MAEHPMHDQVALVTGGAGGIGGGICRRLAEAGAKVVLTGRGAAKVEAAARALPGAGHWGAAVSVIDSAALAGLAGEVERRYGRLDLLVNNAGTTRLVKHDDLDGLTDELIDEIFRVNWRGPFACVRAFRRLLEAGDGGVVVNISSSAAPTGKGSNIAYSSSKAAVNTMTLSLARVLAPKVRVFAIAPGFVDTGFVSRDPAWVEPAIQASLMKRAITPEALGDAVVAAVTRLGFSTGCVIPVDGGPL, from the coding sequence ATGGCCGAACACCCCATGCACGATCAGGTCGCGCTCGTCACCGGCGGCGCCGGTGGCATCGGCGGCGGCATCTGCCGCCGGCTCGCGGAAGCCGGGGCGAAGGTGGTGTTGACCGGCCGCGGCGCCGCCAAGGTCGAGGCCGCCGCCCGGGCCCTGCCCGGGGCCGGCCATTGGGGCGCCGCCGTTTCCGTGATCGACAGCGCCGCCCTGGCCGGACTGGCCGGCGAGGTGGAACGGCGCTACGGGCGTCTGGACCTCCTCGTCAATAACGCCGGCACCACTAGGCTGGTCAAGCACGACGACCTCGACGGCCTCACCGACGAGTTGATCGACGAGATCTTCCGCGTCAACTGGCGGGGCCCCTTCGCCTGCGTGCGCGCCTTTCGCCGCCTGCTGGAAGCCGGCGACGGCGGCGTCGTCGTCAACATCTCGTCGAGCGCGGCGCCGACCGGCAAGGGCAGCAACATCGCCTACAGTTCCTCGAAGGCGGCGGTCAACACCATGACCCTCTCGCTCGCCCGCGTGCTGGCGCCCAAGGTGCGGGTCTTCGCCATCGCGCCGGGCTTCGTCGATACCGGCTTCGTCAGCCGCGATCCCGCCTGGGTGGAACCCGCCATCCAGGCCAGCCTGATGAAAAGGGCGATTACGCCCGAGGCGCTGGGCGACGCCGTGGTCGCCGCGGTGACCCGGCTTGGGTTCTCCACCGGCTGCGTCATCCCGGTCGACGGCGGCCCGCTGTAA
- a CDS encoding ureidoglycolate lyase produces the protein MMTLKAKPLTPDAFKPYGQVLMGPGQGPERYEFAAAVDNRRGDKAKANFTFMRSKLAQAPVTVRAMERHIHSNQIFVPMNGTAYLVAACPSTAKGDPDIARMEVFVATGGQAINLDTNVWHAPNTPLGAPGEFVMLRFDDGSPADTELRPLDTPIEVDVSACLPSFGGAGGRTDSY, from the coding sequence ATGATGACCCTCAAAGCCAAGCCGCTGACGCCGGACGCCTTCAAACCCTATGGCCAGGTCCTGATGGGCCCGGGTCAGGGCCCCGAGCGTTACGAATTCGCCGCCGCCGTCGACAACCGCCGCGGCGACAAGGCCAAGGCCAATTTCACCTTCATGCGCAGCAAGCTGGCCCAGGCGCCCGTGACCGTGCGCGCCATGGAGCGCCACATCCATTCCAACCAGATCTTCGTGCCGATGAACGGCACCGCCTATCTGGTGGCGGCGTGCCCGTCGACGGCCAAGGGCGATCCCGACATCGCCCGCATGGAGGTCTTCGTCGCCACCGGCGGCCAGGCCATCAACCTCGACACCAACGTTTGGCACGCCCCCAACACGCCGCTGGGGGCGCCTGGCGAGTTTGTCATGCTGCGCTTCGACGACGGCAGCCCGGCCGATACCGAGCTGCGCCCGCTGGACACCCCCATCGAGGTCGACGTGTCGGCCTGCCTGCCCTCCTTCGGCGGCGCCGGCGGTCGCACCGACAGCTACTGA
- a CDS encoding YeeE/YedE thiosulfate transporter family protein, whose amino-acid sequence MTPPSNDLAVEIAETASPVWLDGFREDFRALFVERWSPYLGSIVLVALSLGLMMDGQFWGVFGGLKLWGDWFNSLIGLGGLLGIGDHLENPLMHRISLMNITLVLGACAAAMMSGDFQIARARRLDYVWGAVGGTFMGVGASLAGGCTVGGFFTPALFFAASAWVNLIGLMIGAIVGLKVLMWTLGNIKWGTTPPKPVNTAWVKTHGGKIGALMGLVILAWAAAWLMAGDEKLATRAVVVLAGFALGFTLHRSRFCVARAIREPFMTGDGTMTKALLVGLAVGLPLASILLQREIVDPYLANPARFWIGSLIGGGLFGFGMIFASGCGSGALWRAGEGQVKLWVAVFFFAWSGSLFNALVKPFDLLTAEMTLDLVEATMVGEQAYLPVLLGGWGGTYALTAGLLGLWYAFVRYNESTERFTVV is encoded by the coding sequence TTGACCCCCCCATCGAATGATCTGGCCGTCGAAATTGCCGAAACCGCCAGCCCGGTGTGGCTCGACGGATTTCGCGAGGATTTCCGGGCGCTGTTCGTCGAACGCTGGTCGCCCTACCTCGGCAGCATCGTGTTGGTCGCCCTTTCCTTGGGCCTGATGATGGACGGCCAGTTCTGGGGCGTTTTCGGCGGCCTCAAGCTGTGGGGGGACTGGTTCAACAGCCTGATCGGCCTCGGCGGCCTGCTGGGCATCGGCGATCACCTCGAAAACCCGCTGATGCACCGCATCTCGCTGATGAACATCACGCTCGTCCTCGGAGCCTGCGCGGCGGCGATGATGTCGGGCGACTTCCAGATCGCCCGGGCGCGCCGTCTCGACTACGTGTGGGGCGCGGTGGGCGGCACCTTCATGGGGGTCGGCGCCAGCCTGGCCGGCGGCTGCACCGTCGGCGGCTTCTTCACGCCGGCGCTGTTCTTCGCGGCCTCCGCCTGGGTCAATCTTATCGGCCTGATGATCGGCGCCATCGTCGGCCTCAAGGTCCTGATGTGGACGCTGGGTAACATCAAGTGGGGAACCACGCCGCCGAAGCCCGTCAACACCGCCTGGGTCAAGACGCACGGCGGCAAGATCGGCGCCCTCATGGGCCTCGTCATTCTTGCCTGGGCGGCCGCGTGGCTGATGGCGGGCGACGAGAAACTGGCCACCCGGGCCGTCGTCGTGCTGGCCGGCTTCGCCCTGGGCTTCACGCTGCACCGCTCGCGGTTCTGCGTGGCCCGGGCCATCCGCGAGCCCTTCATGACCGGCGACGGCACCATGACCAAGGCCCTGCTGGTCGGCTTGGCCGTCGGCCTGCCGCTGGCCTCGATCCTGCTGCAGCGCGAAATCGTCGATCCCTACCTGGCCAACCCGGCCCGTTTCTGGATCGGCTCGCTGATCGGCGGCGGGCTGTTCGGGTTCGGCATGATCTTCGCCAGCGGCTGCGGGTCGGGGGCCTTGTGGCGGGCCGGCGAGGGTCAGGTGAAGCTGTGGGTGGCGGTGTTCTTCTTCGCCTGGTCGGGGTCGCTGTTCAACGCCCTGGTCAAGCCCTTCGATCTCCTGACCGCCGAAATGACGCTGGATCTGGTCGAGGCCACCATGGTTGGCGAACAGGCATACCTGCCGGTCCTGCTGGGCGGCTGGGGCGGCACCTACGCGCTGACCGCCGGGCTGCTCGGCCTGTGGTACGCGTTCGTTCGCTACAACGAATCGACGGAGCGCTTCACCGTCGTCTGA
- a CDS encoding DsbA family protein gives MTFPRSAGLAALLLAATVSLASAADPLSPAQKDAVREVVREYLMENPEVLIEALQAYEARMAEEQQKQQQATLAQRREQLERDPTSPVGGAPDGDVTLVEFTDYRCGYCKKVFPAVHDLLKADGRIRYVIKELPILGPESVVAARAALAVWRSTPAKYMAFHTALMTARGSLDEARILEIAAETGIESKTLATAMRDPEIAAILGKNRELAQSLNINGTPAFVVGGRLVPGAVDAGTLRQLVATARKG, from the coding sequence ATGACGTTTCCCCGTTCCGCCGGCCTTGCCGCTCTTTTGCTTGCCGCAACGGTTTCCCTGGCCAGCGCCGCCGATCCTTTGTCCCCGGCCCAGAAGGACGCGGTGCGCGAGGTCGTGCGCGAATACCTGATGGAGAACCCAGAGGTCCTTATCGAGGCCTTGCAGGCCTACGAGGCCAGGATGGCCGAGGAGCAGCAGAAACAGCAGCAGGCCACGCTGGCCCAGCGCCGCGAGCAGTTGGAGCGCGACCCGACCTCGCCGGTGGGCGGCGCCCCCGACGGCGACGTCACCCTGGTCGAGTTCACCGATTACCGCTGCGGGTACTGCAAAAAGGTGTTCCCCGCCGTGCACGACCTGCTCAAGGCAGATGGCCGCATCCGCTACGTCATCAAGGAACTGCCCATTCTCGGGCCGGAATCGGTGGTGGCGGCCAGGGCCGCACTGGCGGTGTGGCGGTCGACCCCCGCCAAGTACATGGCCTTCCACACCGCCCTGATGACGGCGCGCGGCAGTTTGGACGAAGCCCGCATCCTGGAGATTGCGGCCGAAACCGGCATCGAGTCCAAGACCCTGGCAACGGCCATGCGGGACCCGGAAATTGCCGCCATCCTGGGCAAGAACCGCGAATTGGCGCAGTCGCTCAACATCAATGGCACTCCCGCCTTCGTCGTCGGCGGCCGCCTGGTCCCCGGCGCCGTCGACGCCGGCACGCTGCGCCAACTGGTGGCGACGGCGCGCAAGGGGTAA
- a CDS encoding EipB family protein, with protein MRHFGRSLRLAALLLAGLGVAAGQAAAADLAPHRAFYKGALEVKRGGTGAVAASGSMATSLERTCDGWITSAQSIVDATLENGQVARQDLRFASWESLDGAAYRFTSRQRVGEVELGFKGAARAAGPAGGGEVEYTQPAKKTIALPPATVFPTRYLAALIERAEAGARHEVGTVFEGAGGTGPQRVAAFIGQRQPAAADAAARLGPLAARPGWRMQIGFYEPDSRSPSPDYEIEVLQLDNGIVTEMVMTMGPLSVRFTMLKVEAVPAPRCQP; from the coding sequence ATGAGGCATTTCGGTCGATCGCTGCGGCTTGCCGCCTTGCTGCTAGCCGGCCTGGGGGTCGCGGCCGGACAAGCGGCGGCCGCCGACCTGGCGCCGCACCGCGCCTTCTACAAGGGCGCCCTGGAGGTGAAGAGGGGCGGCACCGGCGCCGTGGCCGCCAGCGGCAGCATGGCGACGTCGCTGGAGCGGACGTGCGACGGCTGGATCACCAGCGCGCAGAGCATCGTCGACGCCACCCTCGAAAACGGCCAGGTGGCGCGCCAGGACCTGCGCTTCGCCAGTTGGGAATCCCTGGATGGCGCCGCCTACCGCTTCACGTCGCGCCAACGCGTCGGCGAGGTCGAACTGGGCTTCAAGGGGGCGGCGCGGGCGGCCGGCCCGGCCGGCGGCGGCGAGGTCGAGTATACGCAACCGGCGAAGAAGACCATCGCCCTGCCGCCGGCAACGGTCTTTCCGACCCGCTATCTGGCCGCTCTCATCGAGCGGGCCGAGGCCGGCGCCCGCCACGAGGTGGGCACGGTGTTCGAGGGGGCCGGCGGCACAGGGCCGCAGCGGGTGGCCGCCTTCATCGGCCAGCGGCAACCGGCCGCCGCCGATGCCGCCGCCCGCCTGGGGCCGCTGGCGGCCAGGCCCGGCTGGCGCATGCAGATCGGCTTTTACGAACCCGACAGCCGCTCGCCGTCGCCCGACTACGAGATCGAAGTCCTGCAACTGGACAACGGCATCGTCACCGAGATGGTGATGACCATGGGTCCCCTCTCGGTCCGTTTCACGATGCTGAAGGTCGAAGCCGTTCCCGCTCCGCGCTGCCAGCCCTGA
- a CDS encoding DUF3047 domain-containing protein, which produces MAAMSACRRWMVASARAGVAAGIVLGIAACAVPRATVDPSGRLDILGPGPGFSPAAVSGEWSRVDPGDGGPAFATTEAGGIRSLRVVSGRQTGLLVRRVDAILVVAPYLSWAWSIETHAGTEHPVRLVVGFYGGDPASDSWGSRPMAWVGSNLPPYDRLLTIGWDTSALRRGNLTPPREDPRAPRHYTVRGGEENAGVWRFETVDLAQVYRQAWPGDDVAAAKIMFVGVAAVGGDAPAAAHISGIVLSR; this is translated from the coding sequence ATGGCCGCGATGTCGGCGTGCCGCCGATGGATGGTCGCGAGTGCGCGGGCGGGCGTGGCCGCCGGCATCGTCCTTGGCATCGCCGCCTGCGCGGTTCCCCGCGCCACGGTGGACCCCTCCGGGCGGCTGGACATCCTGGGGCCGGGTCCCGGGTTCTCGCCCGCCGCGGTTTCGGGCGAATGGTCGCGGGTCGATCCCGGCGACGGCGGACCGGCATTCGCCACCACCGAGGCCGGCGGCATCCGTTCGCTTCGCGTCGTCAGCGGCCGCCAGACCGGGCTTCTGGTGCGGCGCGTCGACGCCATCCTGGTGGTGGCGCCCTATCTGAGCTGGGCGTGGTCCATCGAAACCCATGCCGGTACCGAACATCCGGTGCGTCTCGTCGTCGGCTTTTACGGCGGCGATCCCGCCAGCGACAGCTGGGGCAGCCGGCCGATGGCGTGGGTGGGCTCGAACTTGCCGCCCTACGACCGCCTGCTGACCATCGGCTGGGACACCTCGGCGCTGCGGCGGGGCAACCTGACCCCGCCCCGCGAGGATCCGCGGGCGCCACGCCACTACACGGTCCGCGGCGGCGAGGAGAACGCCGGCGTTTGGCGGTTCGAGACCGTCGACCTCGCCCAGGTCTACCGGCAGGCGTGGCCGGGCGACGATGTGGCCGCGGCCAAGATCATGTTCGTCGGCGTCGCCGCCGTGGGCGGGGACGCCCCGGCCGCCGCCCATATTTCCGGCATCGTCCTGTCGCGCTGA